Proteins co-encoded in one Juglans regia cultivar Chandler chromosome 16, Walnut 2.0, whole genome shotgun sequence genomic window:
- the LOC109012454 gene encoding tRNA (carboxymethyluridine(34)-5-O)-methyltransferase-like yields the protein MLYKNLSVIRCFYRSREAISVLISVHRLPHSGIFSTMRDIDIKGASSLCSVVSDGKSEIPQIVSVGQNTGKSPLNVQSTPEIEKRFVHHVYDAIAPHFSSTRFAKWPKVASFLSSLPSGSLVLDAGCGNGKYLGLNPDCFFIGNDISAPLIKICADRGHEVLVADAVNLPYRTNFGDAAISIAVLHHLSTETRRKKAIEELVRVVKKGGLVLITVWAAEQEDRSLVAKWTPLTEKYAEEWIGPGSPHARSPSSLLLQSIPESEENGSGENVKDSKDSSMEKMHEIIHLTSQSNNDSVTFKHEKNTNSQQEYFVPWHLPYHRAEVSGVSASALANGLAKKDDKKGAVVYNRYYHVFSEGELERLVTGMDYVVIVDRFYDKSNWCIILEKIL from the exons ATGCTTTATAAGAATTTAAGCGTGATTAGATGCTTTTATCGATCCCGGGAGGCCATTAGTGTACTCATTTCTGTTCATAGGCTCCCTCATTCAGGAATCTTCAGCACTATGAGAGACATTGATATAAAAGGTGCTTCTAGTTTGTGTAGCGTTGTATCTGATGGAAAATCTGAAATCCCACAAATTGTATCTGTTGGTCAGAATACTGGAAAGTCACCCTTAAATGTACAGTCCACCCCTGAAATCGAAAAGAGGTTTGTGCATCATGTGTATGATGCTATTGCTCCCCATTTCAGTTCAACCCGGTTTGCGAAGTGGCCAAAAGTGGCCTCCTTTTTATCATCTTTGCCTTCAGGATCCCTTGTTCTCGATGCAGGATGTGGTAATGGTAAATACTTGGGTCTGAATCCTGATTGCTTTTTCATAGGAAATGATATAAGTGCTCCCCTTATCAAAATTTGTGCGGATAGAGGGCATGAGGTTCTGGTTGCAGATGCAGTAAATCTTCCATACAGAACTAATTTTGGTGATGCAGCAATCTCTATTGCTGTATTACATCATCTAAGTACAGAGACTAGGAGAAAAAAAGCAATTGAAGAATTAGTTAGAGTTGTCAAAAAGGGAGGCCTGGTTCTGATAACTGTTTGGGCTGCAGAACAAGAGGATAGATCATTGGTTGCCAAATGGACTCCACTTACAGAAAAGTATGCTGAAGAGTGGATAGGACCAGGTAGTCCTCATGCTCGTAGCCCTTCGTCCTTACTGTTACAAAGCATCCCTGAAAGTGAGGAGAATGGTTCAGGAGAGAATGTGAAAGATTCCAAGGACAGTTCAATGGAGAAGATGCATGAAATCATTCATCTTACATCTCAAAGTAACAATGATTCAGTTACCTTTAAACATGAAAAGAATACCAACAGTCAACAGGAGTATTTTGTTCCTTGGCACCTACCCTATCATCGTGCTGAAGTAAGTGGTGTTTCTGCTTCTGCTCTTGCAAATGGTCTGGCTAAGAAAGATGATAAGAAGGGTGCTGTAGTCTACAACAGATATTATCATGTTTTCAGTGAAGGCGAGCTTGAAAG GTTAGTAACTGGTATGGACTATGTAGTCATTGTTGATCGGTTTTATGACAAATCAAACTGGTGTATCATTCTTGAGAAAATTCTATGA